A section of the Saccopteryx leptura isolate mSacLep1 chromosome 4, mSacLep1_pri_phased_curated, whole genome shotgun sequence genome encodes:
- the MAPK8IP3 gene encoding C-Jun-amino-terminal kinase-interacting protein 3 isoform X3 has protein sequence MMEIQMDEGGGVVVYQDDYCSGSVMSERVSGLAGSIYREFERLIHCYDEEVVKELMPLVVNVLENLDSVLSENQEHEVELELLREDNEQLLTQYEREKALRKQAEEKFIEFEDALEQEKKELQIQVEHYEFQTRQLELKAKNYADQISRLEERESEMKKEYNALHQRHTEMIQTYVEHIERSKMQQVGGNSQTESSLPGRSRKERPTSLNVFPLTDGMVRAQMGGKLVPSGDHWHLSDLGQLQFSSTYQCPHDEMSESGQSSAAATPSTTGTKSNTPTSSVPSAAVTPLNESLQPLGDYGAGTKNSKRAREKRNSRNMEVQVTQEMRNVSIGMGSSDEWSDVQDIIDSTPELDIGRDPRLDRTGNSPTQGIINKAFGINTDSLYHELSTAGSEVIGDVDEGADLLGEFSVRDDFFGMGKEVGNLLLENSQLLETKNALNVVKNDLIAKVDQLSGEQEVLKGDLEAARQAKLRLENRIKDLEEELRRVKSEAITARREPKEEGEDVSSYLCTELDKIPMAQRRRFTRVEMARVLMERNQYKERLMELQEAVRWTEMIRASREHPSVQEKKKSTIWQFFSRLFSSSSSPPPAKRSYPSVNIHYKSPTTAGFSQRRSHALCQISAGSRPLEFFPDDDCTSSARREQKREQYRQVREHVRNDDGRLQACGWSLPAKYKQLSPNGGQEDTRMKNVPVPVYCRPLVEKDPTMKLWCAAGVNLTGWKPREDHTGNGVKLEPGLDPLTCNREVEGEAKSDHTSPEKKKTKELPETDATSSRVWILTSTLTTSKVVIIDANQPGTVVDQFTVCNAHVLCISSIPAASDSDYPPGEIFLDSDVNPEDSGTDGVLAGITLVGCATRCNVPRSNCSSRGDTPVLDKGQGEVATVTNGKVNPSQSTEEATEATEVPDSGPSEAETAAVRPGPLTEHVFTDPAPVPAPSAQPGSEHGPEANLSGVQPEPEPSGDPRGASSSASPTMWLGAQNGWLYVHSAVSNWKKCLHSIKLKDSVLSLVHVKGRVLVALADGTLAIFHRGEDGQWDLSNYHLMDLGHPHHSIRCMAVVYDRVWCGYKNKVHVIQPKTMQIEKSFDAHPRRESQVRQLAWIGDGVWVSIRLDSTLRLYHAHTHQHLQDVDIEPYVSKMLGTGKLGFSFVRITALLIAGNRLWVGTGNGVVISIPLTETVVLHRGQLLGLRANKTSPTSGEGARPGGVIHVYGDDSTDKSASSFIPYCSMAQAQLCFHGHRDAVKFFVSVPGNVLATLNGSVLDSPSESPGPAAPTADAEGQKLKNVLVLSGGEGYIDFRIGDGEDDETEESAADVSQVKPMLSKAERSHIIVWQVSYSPE, from the exons AAATTCATCGAGTTTGAAGATGCCTTGgaacaagagaaaaaagagcTACAAATCCAGGTGGAACACTATGAGTTTCAGACCCGCCAGCTGGAACTGAAGGCCAAAAACTATGCAGATCAGA TTTCCCGGTTGGAGGAGCGGGAGTCAGAGATGAAGAAGGAGTACAACGCTTTGCACCAGCGACACACGGAG ATGATACAGACCTACGTGGAGCACATCGAGAGGTCCAAGATGCAGCAAGTTGGGGGGAACAGCCAGACCGAGAGCAGCCTGCCCGGGCGGAG CAGGAAGGAGCGCCCCACCTCTCTGAATGTCTTCCCCCTGACCGACGGCATGGTACGTGCACAGATGGGGGGCAAGCTCGTGCCTTCGGGGGACCACTGGCACCTGAGCGACCTCGGCCAGCTGCAGTTCAGCTCCACCTACCAG TGTCCACATGATGAGATGTCTGAGTCGGGCCAGTCCTCGGCGGCTGCCACGCCCAGCACCACAGGCACCAAGTCCAACACGCCCACCTCCTCAGTGCCCTCGGCCGCAGTCACGCCCCTCAATGAGAGCCTACAGCCCCTGGGAGACTACGGTGCCGGCACCAAGAACAGTAAGCGGGCTCGGGAAAAACGCAACAGCCGCAACATGGAGGTCCAGGTCACTCAGGAGATGCGAAACGTCAGCATAG GTATGGGCAGCAGTGACGAGTGGTCTGATGTTCAAGACATTATTGACTCCACCCCAGAGCTGGACATAGGTCGGGACCCCCGCCTAGACCGCACTGGCAACAG CCCGACGCAGGGGATCATCAACAAGGCTTTTGGCATCAACACTGACTCCCTGTACCACGAGTTGTCGACTGCAGGGTCAGAGGTCATCGGGGACGTGGATGAAGGGGCCGACCTGCTAG GGGAGTTCTCAG TGCGCGATGATTTTTTTG GAATGGGCAAGGAAGTAGGGAATCTGCTGCTGGAGAACTCCCAGCTTCTAGAAACCAA AAATGCTCTGAACGTAGTGAAGAATGACCTCATCGCTAAAGTGGACCAGCTGTCGGGGGAGCAGGAGGTACTGAAGGGGGATTTGGAAGCCGCCAGGCAAGCCAAACTAAGGCTGGAGAACCGCATCAAGGACCTGGAGGAGGAGCTGCGGAG GGTGAAGTCCGAGGCGATCACTGCCCGCCGTGAACccaaagaagagggggaggatgTAAGCAGCTATCTCTGTACAGAATTG GACAAGATCCCCATGGCGCAGCGCCGCCGCTTCACGCGGGTGGAGATGGCCCGTGTGCTCATGGAGCGCAACCAGTACAAAGAGCGGCTCATGGAGCTTCAGGAGGCCGTGCGGTGGACTGAGATGATCAG AGCATCCCGAGAGCACCCGTCTGTCCAGGAGAAGAAGAAGTCTACCATCTGGCAGTT CTTCAGCCGCCTcttcagctcctcctccagcccccCTCCGGCCAAGCGGTCCTACCCTTCCGTGAACATCCATTACAAGTCGCCCACCACAGCTGGCTTCAGTCAGCGCCGAAGCCATGCCCTGTGCCAGATCTCGGCGGGCAGCCGGCCCCTGGAGTTCTTCCCAGACGA CGACTGCACCTCCTCTGCCAGGCGGGAGCAGAAGCGTGAGCAATACCGCCAGGTGCGCGAGCACGTGCGCAACGACGACGGGCGGCTGCAGGCCTGCGGCTGGAGCCTGCCGGCCAAGTACAAGCAG CTGAGTCCTAACGGAGGCCAGGAAGACACGCGAATGAAGAACGTCCCCGTTCCGGTGTACTGCCGCCCTCTGGTGGAGAAGGATCCGACCATGAAG CTGTGGTGTGCTGCGGGTGTCAACCTGACTGGGTGGAAACCGAGGGAGGACCACACTGGAAATGGAGTCAAGCTGGAGCCAGGCTTGGACCCTCTGACCTGCAACCGGGAAGTGGAAGGAGAGGCCAAGAGCGACCACACATCCCCCGAGAAGAAGAAG ACAAAGGAGCTCCCTGAGACAGATGCCACCTCCAGCCGGGTATGGATCCTCACCAGCACCCTGACCACCAGCAAAGTGGTGATCATTgatgccaaccagccaggcacTGTCGTGGACCAGTTCACTGTCTGCAATGCCCATGTCCTGTGCATCTCCAGCATCCCCG CGGCCAGCGACAGTGACTACCCTCCAGGGGAGATCTTCCTCGACAGCGATGTGAACCCTGAAGATTCTGGTACAGATGGTGTGCTGGCTGGCATCACCCTGGTGGGCTGCGCCACCCGCTGCAACGTGCCACGGAGCAACTGCTCCTCCCGAGGGGACACCCCAGTGCTGGACAAGGGCCAGG GGGAGGTGGCTACTGTCACCAATGGAAAGGTCAACCCGTCTCAATCCACGGAGGAGGCCACGGAGGCCACAGAGGTCCCTGACTCTGGGCCCAGTGAGGCAGAGACGGCTGCAGTGAGACCCGGGCCCCTCACGGAACATGTCTTCACTGACCCGGCCCCTGTCCCAGCCCCCAGTGCCCAGCCTGGCAG TGAACATGGGCCCGAGGCCAACCTGAGTGGTGTGCAGCCTGAGCCGGAGCCCAGTGGGGACCCCAGGGGCGCCAGCAGCAGTGCCTCGCCCACCATGTGGCTGGGAGCTCAGAATGGCTG GCTGTACGTGCACTCAGCCGTGTCCAACTGGAAGAAGTGTCTACACTCCATCAAGCTGAAGGACTCAGTGCTGAGCCTGGT GCACGTGAAAGGACGAGTACTAGTGGCTCTGGCAGACGGGACTCTCGCCATCTTCCACCGAGGAGAAG ATGGCCAGTGGGATCTGAGCAACTATCACCTGATGGACCTGGGCCACCCCCACCACTCCATTCGATGTATGGCTGTTGTGTATGACCGGGTCTGGTGCGGCTACAAGAACAAGGTGCACGTCATCCAGCCCAAGACAATGCAGATAGAG AAGTCATTTGATGCCCACCCACGGCGGGAGAGCCAGGTGCGGCAGCTGGCATGGATTGGCGATGGGGTGTGGGTATCCATCCGCTTGGACTCCACATTGCGGCTGTACCATGCACACACCCATCAGCACCTGCAGGACGTGGACATTGAGCCCTATGTCAGCAAGATGCTAG gCACGGGCAAGCTGGGCTTCTCTTTCGTGCGCATCACGGCCCTGCTTATTGCGGGCAACCGTCTCTGGGTGGGCACCGGCAATGGAGTCGTCATCTCCATCCCACTGACTGAGA ctGTGGTCCTGCACCGAGGCCAGCTCTTGGGGCTCCGAG CCAACAAGACATCGCCCACATCTGGGGAGGGGGCCCGCCCAGGGGGCGTCATCCATGTGTACGGCGACGACAGCACTGACAAATCGGCCAGCAGCTTCATCCCCTACTGCTCCATGGCCCAGGCCCAGCTCTGCTTCCATGGGCACCGGGATGCCGTCAAGTTCTTTGTCTCGGTGCCAG GGAATGTGCTGGCCACTCTCAACGGCAGCGTGCTGGACAGCCCGTCCGAGAGCCCTGGGCCCGCTGCCCCCACTGCAGATGCCGAGGGCCAGAAGCTGAAGAACGTGCTGGTGCTGAGCGGTGGGGAGGGCTACATTGACTTCCGCATCG GTGATGGAGAAGACGATGAGACGGAGGAGAGTGCGGCGGATGTGAGCCAGGTGAAGCCCATGCTGTCCAAGGCCGAACGCAGCCACATCATCGTGTGGCAGGTGTCCTACTCCCCTGAGTGA
- the MAPK8IP3 gene encoding C-Jun-amino-terminal kinase-interacting protein 3 isoform X4 — MMEIQMDEGGGVVVYQDDYCSGSVMSERVSGLAGSIYREFERLIHCYDEEVVKELMPLVVNVLENLDSVLSENQEHEVELELLREDNEQLLTQYEREKALRKQAEEKFIEFEDALEQEKKELQIQVEHYEFQTRQLELKAKNYADQISRLEERESEMKKEYNALHQRHTEMIQTYVEHIERSKMQQVGGNSQTESSLPGRRKERPTSLNVFPLTDGMVRAQMGGKLVPSGDHWHLSDLGQLQFSSTYQCPHDEMSESGQSSAAATPSTTGTKSNTPTSSVPSAAVTPLNESLQPLGDYGAGTKNSKRAREKRNSRNMEVQVTQEMRNVSIGMGSSDEWSDVQDIIDSTPELDIGRDPRLDRTGNSPTQGIINKAFGINTDSLYHELSTAGSEVIGDVDEGADLLGEFSVRDDFFGMGKEVGNLLLENSQLLETKNALNVVKNDLIAKVDQLSGEQEVLKGDLEAARQAKLRLENRIKDLEEELRRVKSEAITARREPKEEGEDVSSYLCTELDKIPMAQRRRFTRVEMARVLMERNQYKERLMELQEAVRWTEMIRASREHPSVQEKKKSTIWQFFSRLFSSSSSPPPAKRSYPSVNIHYKSPTTAGFSQRRSHALCQISAGSRPLEFFPDDDCTSSARREQKREQYRQVREHVRNDDGRLQACGWSLPAKYKQLSPNGGQEDTRMKNVPVPVYCRPLVEKDPTMKLWCAAGVNLTGWKPREDHTGNGVKLEPGLDPLTCNREVEGEAKSDHTSPEKKKTKELPETDATSSRVWILTSTLTTSKVVIIDANQPGTVVDQFTVCNAHVLCISSIPAASDSDYPPGEIFLDSDVNPEDSGTDGVLAGITLVGCATRCNVPRSNCSSRGDTPVLDKGQGEVATVTNGKVNPSQSTEEATEATEVPDSGPSEAETAAVRPGPLTEHVFTDPAPVPAPSAQPGSEHGPEANLSGVQPEPEPSGDPRGASSSASPTMWLGAQNGWLYVHSAVSNWKKCLHSIKLKDSVLSLVHVKGRVLVALADGTLAIFHRGEDGQWDLSNYHLMDLGHPHHSIRCMAVVYDRVWCGYKNKVHVIQPKTMQIEKSFDAHPRRESQVRQLAWIGDGVWVSIRLDSTLRLYHAHTHQHLQDVDIEPYVSKMLGTGKLGFSFVRITALLIAGNRLWVGTGNGVVISIPLTETVVLHRGQLLGLRANKTSPTSGEGARPGGVIHVYGDDSTDKSASSFIPYCSMAQAQLCFHGHRDAVKFFVSVPGNVLATLNGSVLDSPSESPGPAAPTADAEGQKLKNVLVLSGGEGYIDFRIGDGEDDETEESAADVSQVKPMLSKAERSHIIVWQVSYSPE, encoded by the exons AAATTCATCGAGTTTGAAGATGCCTTGgaacaagagaaaaaagagcTACAAATCCAGGTGGAACACTATGAGTTTCAGACCCGCCAGCTGGAACTGAAGGCCAAAAACTATGCAGATCAGA TTTCCCGGTTGGAGGAGCGGGAGTCAGAGATGAAGAAGGAGTACAACGCTTTGCACCAGCGACACACGGAG ATGATACAGACCTACGTGGAGCACATCGAGAGGTCCAAGATGCAGCAAGTTGGGGGGAACAGCCAGACCGAGAGCAGCCTGCCCGGGCGGAG GAAGGAGCGCCCCACCTCTCTGAATGTCTTCCCCCTGACCGACGGCATGGTACGTGCACAGATGGGGGGCAAGCTCGTGCCTTCGGGGGACCACTGGCACCTGAGCGACCTCGGCCAGCTGCAGTTCAGCTCCACCTACCAG TGTCCACATGATGAGATGTCTGAGTCGGGCCAGTCCTCGGCGGCTGCCACGCCCAGCACCACAGGCACCAAGTCCAACACGCCCACCTCCTCAGTGCCCTCGGCCGCAGTCACGCCCCTCAATGAGAGCCTACAGCCCCTGGGAGACTACGGTGCCGGCACCAAGAACAGTAAGCGGGCTCGGGAAAAACGCAACAGCCGCAACATGGAGGTCCAGGTCACTCAGGAGATGCGAAACGTCAGCATAG GTATGGGCAGCAGTGACGAGTGGTCTGATGTTCAAGACATTATTGACTCCACCCCAGAGCTGGACATAGGTCGGGACCCCCGCCTAGACCGCACTGGCAACAG CCCGACGCAGGGGATCATCAACAAGGCTTTTGGCATCAACACTGACTCCCTGTACCACGAGTTGTCGACTGCAGGGTCAGAGGTCATCGGGGACGTGGATGAAGGGGCCGACCTGCTAG GGGAGTTCTCAG TGCGCGATGATTTTTTTG GAATGGGCAAGGAAGTAGGGAATCTGCTGCTGGAGAACTCCCAGCTTCTAGAAACCAA AAATGCTCTGAACGTAGTGAAGAATGACCTCATCGCTAAAGTGGACCAGCTGTCGGGGGAGCAGGAGGTACTGAAGGGGGATTTGGAAGCCGCCAGGCAAGCCAAACTAAGGCTGGAGAACCGCATCAAGGACCTGGAGGAGGAGCTGCGGAG GGTGAAGTCCGAGGCGATCACTGCCCGCCGTGAACccaaagaagagggggaggatgTAAGCAGCTATCTCTGTACAGAATTG GACAAGATCCCCATGGCGCAGCGCCGCCGCTTCACGCGGGTGGAGATGGCCCGTGTGCTCATGGAGCGCAACCAGTACAAAGAGCGGCTCATGGAGCTTCAGGAGGCCGTGCGGTGGACTGAGATGATCAG AGCATCCCGAGAGCACCCGTCTGTCCAGGAGAAGAAGAAGTCTACCATCTGGCAGTT CTTCAGCCGCCTcttcagctcctcctccagcccccCTCCGGCCAAGCGGTCCTACCCTTCCGTGAACATCCATTACAAGTCGCCCACCACAGCTGGCTTCAGTCAGCGCCGAAGCCATGCCCTGTGCCAGATCTCGGCGGGCAGCCGGCCCCTGGAGTTCTTCCCAGACGA CGACTGCACCTCCTCTGCCAGGCGGGAGCAGAAGCGTGAGCAATACCGCCAGGTGCGCGAGCACGTGCGCAACGACGACGGGCGGCTGCAGGCCTGCGGCTGGAGCCTGCCGGCCAAGTACAAGCAG CTGAGTCCTAACGGAGGCCAGGAAGACACGCGAATGAAGAACGTCCCCGTTCCGGTGTACTGCCGCCCTCTGGTGGAGAAGGATCCGACCATGAAG CTGTGGTGTGCTGCGGGTGTCAACCTGACTGGGTGGAAACCGAGGGAGGACCACACTGGAAATGGAGTCAAGCTGGAGCCAGGCTTGGACCCTCTGACCTGCAACCGGGAAGTGGAAGGAGAGGCCAAGAGCGACCACACATCCCCCGAGAAGAAGAAG ACAAAGGAGCTCCCTGAGACAGATGCCACCTCCAGCCGGGTATGGATCCTCACCAGCACCCTGACCACCAGCAAAGTGGTGATCATTgatgccaaccagccaggcacTGTCGTGGACCAGTTCACTGTCTGCAATGCCCATGTCCTGTGCATCTCCAGCATCCCCG CGGCCAGCGACAGTGACTACCCTCCAGGGGAGATCTTCCTCGACAGCGATGTGAACCCTGAAGATTCTGGTACAGATGGTGTGCTGGCTGGCATCACCCTGGTGGGCTGCGCCACCCGCTGCAACGTGCCACGGAGCAACTGCTCCTCCCGAGGGGACACCCCAGTGCTGGACAAGGGCCAGG GGGAGGTGGCTACTGTCACCAATGGAAAGGTCAACCCGTCTCAATCCACGGAGGAGGCCACGGAGGCCACAGAGGTCCCTGACTCTGGGCCCAGTGAGGCAGAGACGGCTGCAGTGAGACCCGGGCCCCTCACGGAACATGTCTTCACTGACCCGGCCCCTGTCCCAGCCCCCAGTGCCCAGCCTGGCAG TGAACATGGGCCCGAGGCCAACCTGAGTGGTGTGCAGCCTGAGCCGGAGCCCAGTGGGGACCCCAGGGGCGCCAGCAGCAGTGCCTCGCCCACCATGTGGCTGGGAGCTCAGAATGGCTG GCTGTACGTGCACTCAGCCGTGTCCAACTGGAAGAAGTGTCTACACTCCATCAAGCTGAAGGACTCAGTGCTGAGCCTGGT GCACGTGAAAGGACGAGTACTAGTGGCTCTGGCAGACGGGACTCTCGCCATCTTCCACCGAGGAGAAG ATGGCCAGTGGGATCTGAGCAACTATCACCTGATGGACCTGGGCCACCCCCACCACTCCATTCGATGTATGGCTGTTGTGTATGACCGGGTCTGGTGCGGCTACAAGAACAAGGTGCACGTCATCCAGCCCAAGACAATGCAGATAGAG AAGTCATTTGATGCCCACCCACGGCGGGAGAGCCAGGTGCGGCAGCTGGCATGGATTGGCGATGGGGTGTGGGTATCCATCCGCTTGGACTCCACATTGCGGCTGTACCATGCACACACCCATCAGCACCTGCAGGACGTGGACATTGAGCCCTATGTCAGCAAGATGCTAG gCACGGGCAAGCTGGGCTTCTCTTTCGTGCGCATCACGGCCCTGCTTATTGCGGGCAACCGTCTCTGGGTGGGCACCGGCAATGGAGTCGTCATCTCCATCCCACTGACTGAGA ctGTGGTCCTGCACCGAGGCCAGCTCTTGGGGCTCCGAG CCAACAAGACATCGCCCACATCTGGGGAGGGGGCCCGCCCAGGGGGCGTCATCCATGTGTACGGCGACGACAGCACTGACAAATCGGCCAGCAGCTTCATCCCCTACTGCTCCATGGCCCAGGCCCAGCTCTGCTTCCATGGGCACCGGGATGCCGTCAAGTTCTTTGTCTCGGTGCCAG GGAATGTGCTGGCCACTCTCAACGGCAGCGTGCTGGACAGCCCGTCCGAGAGCCCTGGGCCCGCTGCCCCCACTGCAGATGCCGAGGGCCAGAAGCTGAAGAACGTGCTGGTGCTGAGCGGTGGGGAGGGCTACATTGACTTCCGCATCG GTGATGGAGAAGACGATGAGACGGAGGAGAGTGCGGCGGATGTGAGCCAGGTGAAGCCCATGCTGTCCAAGGCCGAACGCAGCCACATCATCGTGTGGCAGGTGTCCTACTCCCCTGAGTGA
- the MAPK8IP3 gene encoding C-Jun-amino-terminal kinase-interacting protein 3 isoform X11, translated as MSESGQSSAAATPSTTGTKSNTPTSSVPSAAVTPLNESLQPLGDYGAGTKNSKRAREKRNSRNMEVQVTQEMRNVSIGMGSSDEWSDVQDIIDSTPELDIGRDPRLDRTGNSPTQGIINKAFGINTDSLYHELSTAGSEVIGDVDEGADLLGEFSVRDDFFGMGKEVGNLLLENSQLLETKNALNVVKNDLIAKVDQLSGEQEVLKGDLEAARQAKLRLENRIKDLEEELRRVKSEAITARREPKEEGEDVSSYLCTELDKIPMAQRRRFTRVEMARVLMERNQYKERLMELQEAVRWTEMIRASREHPSVQEKKKSTIWQFFSRLFSSSSSPPPAKRSYPSVNIHYKSPTTAGFSQRRSHALCQISAGSRPLEFFPDDDCTSSARREQKREQYRQVREHVRNDDGRLQACGWSLPAKYKQLSPNGGQEDTRMKNVPVPVYCRPLVEKDPTMKLWCAAGVNLTGWKPREDHTGNGVKLEPGLDPLTCNREVEGEAKSDHTSPEKKKTKELPETDATSSRVWILTSTLTTSKVVIIDANQPGTVVDQFTVCNAHVLCISSIPAASDSDYPPGEIFLDSDVNPEDSGTDGVLAGITLVGCATRCNVPRSNCSSRGDTPVLDKGQGEVATVTNGKVNPSQSTEEATEATEVPDSGPSEAETAAVRPGPLTEHVFTDPAPVPAPSAQPGSEHGPEANLSGVQPEPEPSGDPRGASSSASPTMWLGAQNGWLYVHSAVSNWKKCLHSIKLKDSVLSLVHVKGRVLVALADGTLAIFHRGEDGQWDLSNYHLMDLGHPHHSIRCMAVVYDRVWCGYKNKVHVIQPKTMQIEKSFDAHPRRESQVRQLAWIGDGVWVSIRLDSTLRLYHAHTHQHLQDVDIEPYVSKMLGTGKLGFSFVRITALLIAGNRLWVGTGNGVVISIPLTETVVLHRGQLLGLRANKTSPTSGEGARPGGVIHVYGDDSTDKSASSFIPYCSMAQAQLCFHGHRDAVKFFVSVPGNVLATLNGSVLDSPSESPGPAAPTADAEGQKLKNVLVLSGGEGYIDFRIGDGEDDETEESAADVSQVKPMLSKAERSHIIVWQVSYSPE; from the exons ATGTCTGAGTCGGGCCAGTCCTCGGCGGCTGCCACGCCCAGCACCACAGGCACCAAGTCCAACACGCCCACCTCCTCAGTGCCCTCGGCCGCAGTCACGCCCCTCAATGAGAGCCTACAGCCCCTGGGAGACTACGGTGCCGGCACCAAGAACAGTAAGCGGGCTCGGGAAAAACGCAACAGCCGCAACATGGAGGTCCAGGTCACTCAGGAGATGCGAAACGTCAGCATAG GTATGGGCAGCAGTGACGAGTGGTCTGATGTTCAAGACATTATTGACTCCACCCCAGAGCTGGACATAGGTCGGGACCCCCGCCTAGACCGCACTGGCAACAG CCCGACGCAGGGGATCATCAACAAGGCTTTTGGCATCAACACTGACTCCCTGTACCACGAGTTGTCGACTGCAGGGTCAGAGGTCATCGGGGACGTGGATGAAGGGGCCGACCTGCTAG GGGAGTTCTCAG TGCGCGATGATTTTTTTG GAATGGGCAAGGAAGTAGGGAATCTGCTGCTGGAGAACTCCCAGCTTCTAGAAACCAA AAATGCTCTGAACGTAGTGAAGAATGACCTCATCGCTAAAGTGGACCAGCTGTCGGGGGAGCAGGAGGTACTGAAGGGGGATTTGGAAGCCGCCAGGCAAGCCAAACTAAGGCTGGAGAACCGCATCAAGGACCTGGAGGAGGAGCTGCGGAG GGTGAAGTCCGAGGCGATCACTGCCCGCCGTGAACccaaagaagagggggaggatgTAAGCAGCTATCTCTGTACAGAATTG GACAAGATCCCCATGGCGCAGCGCCGCCGCTTCACGCGGGTGGAGATGGCCCGTGTGCTCATGGAGCGCAACCAGTACAAAGAGCGGCTCATGGAGCTTCAGGAGGCCGTGCGGTGGACTGAGATGATCAG AGCATCCCGAGAGCACCCGTCTGTCCAGGAGAAGAAGAAGTCTACCATCTGGCAGTT CTTCAGCCGCCTcttcagctcctcctccagcccccCTCCGGCCAAGCGGTCCTACCCTTCCGTGAACATCCATTACAAGTCGCCCACCACAGCTGGCTTCAGTCAGCGCCGAAGCCATGCCCTGTGCCAGATCTCGGCGGGCAGCCGGCCCCTGGAGTTCTTCCCAGACGA CGACTGCACCTCCTCTGCCAGGCGGGAGCAGAAGCGTGAGCAATACCGCCAGGTGCGCGAGCACGTGCGCAACGACGACGGGCGGCTGCAGGCCTGCGGCTGGAGCCTGCCGGCCAAGTACAAGCAG CTGAGTCCTAACGGAGGCCAGGAAGACACGCGAATGAAGAACGTCCCCGTTCCGGTGTACTGCCGCCCTCTGGTGGAGAAGGATCCGACCATGAAG CTGTGGTGTGCTGCGGGTGTCAACCTGACTGGGTGGAAACCGAGGGAGGACCACACTGGAAATGGAGTCAAGCTGGAGCCAGGCTTGGACCCTCTGACCTGCAACCGGGAAGTGGAAGGAGAGGCCAAGAGCGACCACACATCCCCCGAGAAGAAGAAG ACAAAGGAGCTCCCTGAGACAGATGCCACCTCCAGCCGGGTATGGATCCTCACCAGCACCCTGACCACCAGCAAAGTGGTGATCATTgatgccaaccagccaggcacTGTCGTGGACCAGTTCACTGTCTGCAATGCCCATGTCCTGTGCATCTCCAGCATCCCCG CGGCCAGCGACAGTGACTACCCTCCAGGGGAGATCTTCCTCGACAGCGATGTGAACCCTGAAGATTCTGGTACAGATGGTGTGCTGGCTGGCATCACCCTGGTGGGCTGCGCCACCCGCTGCAACGTGCCACGGAGCAACTGCTCCTCCCGAGGGGACACCCCAGTGCTGGACAAGGGCCAGG GGGAGGTGGCTACTGTCACCAATGGAAAGGTCAACCCGTCTCAATCCACGGAGGAGGCCACGGAGGCCACAGAGGTCCCTGACTCTGGGCCCAGTGAGGCAGAGACGGCTGCAGTGAGACCCGGGCCCCTCACGGAACATGTCTTCACTGACCCGGCCCCTGTCCCAGCCCCCAGTGCCCAGCCTGGCAG TGAACATGGGCCCGAGGCCAACCTGAGTGGTGTGCAGCCTGAGCCGGAGCCCAGTGGGGACCCCAGGGGCGCCAGCAGCAGTGCCTCGCCCACCATGTGGCTGGGAGCTCAGAATGGCTG GCTGTACGTGCACTCAGCCGTGTCCAACTGGAAGAAGTGTCTACACTCCATCAAGCTGAAGGACTCAGTGCTGAGCCTGGT GCACGTGAAAGGACGAGTACTAGTGGCTCTGGCAGACGGGACTCTCGCCATCTTCCACCGAGGAGAAG ATGGCCAGTGGGATCTGAGCAACTATCACCTGATGGACCTGGGCCACCCCCACCACTCCATTCGATGTATGGCTGTTGTGTATGACCGGGTCTGGTGCGGCTACAAGAACAAGGTGCACGTCATCCAGCCCAAGACAATGCAGATAGAG AAGTCATTTGATGCCCACCCACGGCGGGAGAGCCAGGTGCGGCAGCTGGCATGGATTGGCGATGGGGTGTGGGTATCCATCCGCTTGGACTCCACATTGCGGCTGTACCATGCACACACCCATCAGCACCTGCAGGACGTGGACATTGAGCCCTATGTCAGCAAGATGCTAG gCACGGGCAAGCTGGGCTTCTCTTTCGTGCGCATCACGGCCCTGCTTATTGCGGGCAACCGTCTCTGGGTGGGCACCGGCAATGGAGTCGTCATCTCCATCCCACTGACTGAGA ctGTGGTCCTGCACCGAGGCCAGCTCTTGGGGCTCCGAG CCAACAAGACATCGCCCACATCTGGGGAGGGGGCCCGCCCAGGGGGCGTCATCCATGTGTACGGCGACGACAGCACTGACAAATCGGCCAGCAGCTTCATCCCCTACTGCTCCATGGCCCAGGCCCAGCTCTGCTTCCATGGGCACCGGGATGCCGTCAAGTTCTTTGTCTCGGTGCCAG GGAATGTGCTGGCCACTCTCAACGGCAGCGTGCTGGACAGCCCGTCCGAGAGCCCTGGGCCCGCTGCCCCCACTGCAGATGCCGAGGGCCAGAAGCTGAAGAACGTGCTGGTGCTGAGCGGTGGGGAGGGCTACATTGACTTCCGCATCG GTGATGGAGAAGACGATGAGACGGAGGAGAGTGCGGCGGATGTGAGCCAGGTGAAGCCCATGCTGTCCAAGGCCGAACGCAGCCACATCATCGTGTGGCAGGTGTCCTACTCCCCTGAGTGA